One window of Candidatus Methylocalor cossyra genomic DNA carries:
- the rng gene encoding ribonuclease G produces the protein MSDEILINITPPETRAAIVENGVLQEVLIERTRCRGLVGNIYKGKICRILPGMQAAFVDIGLERAAFLHISDLSAADREKTTTDQIEQIFREGQELIVQVVKEPIGAKGARLTTDVAIPSVYQVYMPFSKVCGVSQRIECERERIRLRQCVDAFQKEHGTGAFIARTAAEGVDEAALRADMLFLLKLWNSIAQRHRTAKPKTLLHEDLPLSMRVLRDTHRAKVEKIRVDSREAYLRLVKFAKEFVPDLAPIIEHYTGERPLFDLYGVEDEIQKALERRVMLKSGGYLIFDQTEAMTTIDVNTGAYVGGRNLEETIFKTNLEAAQAIARQLRLRNLGGIIIIDFIDMRDAEHREQVLQALQKSLEKDHAKNTVSAVSALGLVEMTRKRTRESLEHILCEPCPACGGRGVLKTAETVCLEIFREILREVRQYNVQELLVLASNEVVERLLDEEADTLSELETFLGVRIKFRAEAQYTQEQYDVVLL, from the coding sequence ATGAGCGACGAAATCCTCATCAACATCACCCCACCGGAAACCCGCGCGGCCATCGTCGAGAACGGCGTGCTGCAGGAGGTTTTGATCGAACGCACCCGCTGCCGCGGCCTGGTGGGGAACATCTACAAAGGCAAGATCTGCCGCATCCTGCCGGGCATGCAGGCGGCGTTTGTGGACATCGGCCTGGAGCGGGCGGCGTTTCTGCACATCTCGGATCTGAGCGCGGCCGACCGGGAGAAAACCACCACTGACCAGATCGAACAGATCTTCCGCGAAGGCCAGGAACTGATCGTGCAGGTGGTGAAGGAACCCATCGGCGCCAAGGGCGCGCGCCTCACCACCGACGTCGCCATTCCCTCGGTCTACCAGGTCTACATGCCTTTTTCCAAGGTCTGCGGGGTGTCCCAGCGCATCGAATGCGAGCGGGAACGGATCCGGCTGCGGCAGTGCGTGGACGCCTTTCAGAAGGAGCACGGCACCGGCGCCTTCATCGCCCGCACCGCCGCCGAAGGGGTCGACGAGGCGGCGCTGCGGGCCGATATGCTGTTCCTGCTGAAACTGTGGAATTCCATCGCCCAGCGCCACCGGACCGCCAAACCCAAGACCCTGCTCCATGAGGACCTGCCCCTCAGCATGCGGGTGCTGCGCGATACCCATCGCGCCAAGGTGGAAAAGATCCGGGTTGACTCCCGGGAAGCCTACCTCCGCCTGGTCAAGTTCGCCAAGGAGTTCGTGCCGGACTTGGCGCCGATCATCGAGCATTACACCGGCGAGCGGCCCCTGTTCGACCTGTACGGCGTCGAGGACGAGATTCAAAAGGCCCTGGAGCGCCGGGTGATGCTCAAGTCGGGCGGTTACCTCATCTTCGACCAAACCGAGGCGATGACCACCATCGACGTCAACACCGGCGCCTACGTGGGCGGTCGGAATCTGGAGGAGACCATCTTCAAGACCAACCTGGAGGCGGCCCAGGCCATCGCCCGGCAACTGCGGTTACGCAACCTGGGGGGCATCATCATCATCGACTTCATCGACATGCGGGATGCCGAACACCGCGAGCAGGTGCTGCAGGCGCTGCAGAAGAGCCTGGAAAAGGATCACGCCAAGAACACCGTGAGCGCGGTTTCGGCCCTAGGTTTGGTGGAAATGACCCGCAAGCGCACCCGGGAAAGCCTCGAGCACATCCTGTGCGAGCCCTGCCCGGCCTGCGGGGGACGGGGGGTGTTAAAGACGGCGGAGACCGTGTGCCTGGAGATTTTCCGGGAAATCCTCCGGGAAGTGCGGCAATATAACGTCCAGGAATTGTTGGTTTTGGCGTCCAACGAAGTGGTGGAACGGCTCCTGGACGAAGAGGCCGATACCCTGTCGGAGCTAGAGACGTTTCTGGGCGTTAGGATCAAGTTCCGGGCCGAGGCCCAATACACCCAGGAACAATACGATGTGGTCTTGCTGTAG
- a CDS encoding Maf family protein: protein MAIPIILASASPRRRELLDRLGVPYRVLPADIDERPLPGEAPEAYVRRMAAEKSAVAQARSGGELPVLAADTEVELDGEVFGKPRDFHHAAAMLARLSGREHRVLSAVSLRRGGDHWEALSISRVAFRPIAETEIAAYWATGEPQDKAGAYALQGKGALFIRWLSGSPSGVMGLPLGETAELLARLGIDLWRTGAAGR, encoded by the coding sequence ATGGCGATTCCCATCATCCTCGCCTCCGCTTCCCCCCGCCGGCGCGAGTTATTGGACCGGCTGGGGGTGCCGTACCGGGTATTGCCGGCAGATATCGACGAACGCCCCCTTCCGGGTGAAGCCCCGGAAGCCTATGTCCGCCGGATGGCGGCGGAGAAGTCAGCCGTCGCCCAAGCCCGTAGCGGGGGGGAACTGCCGGTTCTGGCCGCGGACACGGAGGTGGAGCTGGACGGGGAAGTGTTCGGCAAACCCCGCGACTTCCACCACGCCGCCGCCATGCTGGCCCGGCTGTCAGGTCGGGAGCACCGGGTGTTGAGCGCGGTCTCGTTACGCCGCGGGGGTGACCACTGGGAAGCCCTGAGCATCAGCCGGGTGGCCTTTCGCCCCATCGCCGAAACCGAGATCGCCGCTTACTGGGCCACCGGCGAACCGCAGGACAAGGCCGGCGCCTATGCCTTGCAGGGCAAGGGGGCGCTGTTCATCCGCTGGCTTTCCGGCAGCCCCTCCGGGGTGATGGGTCTGCCCCTGGGCGAGACGGCGGAACTCCTGGCGCGGCTGGGCATCGATCTGTGGCGGACGGGCGCGGCCGGCCGCTGA
- the rlmH gene encoding 23S rRNA (pseudouridine(1915)-N(3))-methyltransferase RlmH, with product MRIQLIAVGDRMPGWVAQGYHAYAKRLPRECQLVLREIAPAKRGKNPDLVRLKEEEGARILAALSRDDRVVALEVGGAPWSTPELARRLAGWLQSGRPVALLVGGPDGLSEACRQRAEERWSLSRLTLPHALVRIVVAEQIYRAWSMLQNHPYHR from the coding sequence ATGCGCATCCAGCTGATCGCGGTCGGCGACCGCATGCCGGGCTGGGTGGCGCAGGGCTACCACGCCTACGCCAAGCGTCTGCCCCGCGAGTGTCAGCTGGTGCTCAGGGAAATCGCCCCGGCCAAGCGCGGCAAGAACCCCGACCTGGTCCGGCTGAAAGAGGAGGAAGGGGCGCGCATCCTGGCCGCCCTGTCCCGGGATGACCGGGTGGTGGCGCTGGAGGTGGGCGGCGCTCCCTGGAGTACCCCCGAGTTGGCGCGGCGGCTGGCGGGCTGGCTGCAGAGCGGCCGCCCGGTGGCCCTCCTGGTGGGCGGCCCGGATGGGCTCTCGGAGGCCTGCCGGCAGCGGGCCGAGGAGCGGTGGAGCCTGTCCCGGCTGACCCTGCCCCATGCCTTGGTGCGGATCGTGGTGGCGGAGCAAATCTACCGAGCCTGGAGCATGCTGCAGAATCATCCTTACCATCGTTGA
- the nadA gene encoding quinolinate synthase NadA encodes MSAPALALQQFALLDDADCEARIVAAKRRLAGRCVILGHHYQRDEVFRHADFTGDSLKLSREAAQAEARYIVFCGVHFMAEVADILSRPEQVVILPDLAAGCSMADMANLVAVERCWRELSEVFDPDTTVTPVTYINSAADLKAFCGRHNGIVCTSSNARAILEWSFAQRDKVLFFPDQHLGRNTGYRMGIPLDQMVTWDFTRPMGGLSAAELRQAKLILWKGFCSVHQMFRPEHIDRFLERYPETQVIAHPECSFAVCQKAHYIGSTEFILKTVRAAAPGTRWLVGTELNLVNRLAREVRPQGKEVHFMSPTVCMCSTMYRTDPQHLLWVLENLVQGVVVNRIQVPEGDARSARLALHRMLQVA; translated from the coding sequence ATGTCTGCACCTGCCCTGGCCCTGCAACAATTCGCCCTGCTCGACGATGCCGACTGCGAGGCGCGCATCGTTGCCGCCAAGCGCCGCCTCGCCGGCCGCTGCGTGATCCTCGGCCACCACTACCAGCGCGACGAGGTATTCCGCCATGCCGACTTCACCGGCGATTCCCTCAAGCTGTCCCGGGAGGCGGCGCAGGCGGAGGCCCGTTACATCGTCTTCTGCGGCGTGCACTTCATGGCCGAGGTGGCCGACATCCTGTCCCGACCGGAGCAAGTGGTGATCCTGCCGGACCTGGCCGCCGGCTGCTCCATGGCCGACATGGCCAATCTGGTCGCGGTGGAGCGGTGCTGGCGCGAACTCAGCGAGGTCTTCGACCCCGACACCACCGTCACGCCGGTCACCTACATCAACTCCGCCGCCGACCTGAAGGCGTTTTGCGGTCGCCACAACGGTATCGTCTGTACCTCGAGCAACGCCCGCGCCATCCTGGAGTGGAGCTTCGCCCAGCGGGATAAGGTCCTGTTCTTCCCGGACCAGCACCTAGGACGCAATACCGGCTACCGCATGGGCATTCCCCTCGACCAGATGGTCACCTGGGATTTCACCCGGCCCATGGGCGGCCTGAGCGCGGCGGAATTGCGGCAGGCGAAGCTGATCCTGTGGAAGGGCTTCTGTTCGGTGCACCAGATGTTCCGCCCGGAGCACATCGACCGGTTCCTTGAGCGCTACCCGGAGACGCAGGTCATCGCCCACCCGGAATGCTCCTTCGCGGTGTGCCAGAAGGCCCACTACATCGGCTCCACCGAATTCATCCTCAAGACCGTCCGCGCCGCCGCACCCGGCACCCGTTGGCTGGTGGGCACCGAATTGAACCTGGTCAACCGGCTGGCCCGCGAGGTCCGACCCCAGGGCAAGGAGGTCCATTTCATGTCGCCCACGGTCTGCATGTGCTCGACCATGTACCGCACCGATCCGCAACACCTGTTGTGGGTGCTGGAAAACCTGGTGCAGGGAGTGGTGGTGAACCGGATCCAGGTGCCGGAAGGCGATGCCCGCTCGGCCCGCCTGGCCCTCCACCGGATGCTGCAGGTGGCCTGA
- the mepA gene encoding penicillin-insensitive murein endopeptidase → MKLRPLFSLLLPILGFGSALANPWSEVLAPSDGPPRVIGETSAGCLDGAAVLPAEGEGYVVMHLERRRYFGHPSLIEAIRTLGEEAAGGLGVLHVGDLSLPRGGPMPNGHRSHQSGIDADIWFDLSPTLHVHADRWRSNVPAPSLLRSASGGLDYRLWSDRQVRILKAAASLPEVDRIFVNAHIKRELCETVRGARGWLRKIRPWYYHEDHFHMRLVCPADSPLCVRQEAVPPGDGCDASLDWWLRQHPPPVPRPSEPRPLLPAACRELLARR, encoded by the coding sequence ATGAAGCTGCGCCCGCTTTTTTCCCTGTTGCTGCCAATCCTCGGATTCGGTAGCGCCCTCGCCAATCCCTGGTCCGAAGTGCTCGCGCCCAGCGACGGCCCGCCCCGGGTCATCGGTGAAACCAGCGCCGGCTGCCTGGACGGTGCCGCCGTGCTGCCCGCCGAGGGCGAAGGCTATGTGGTCATGCATCTGGAACGGCGCCGCTATTTCGGCCATCCCTCGCTGATCGAAGCCATTCGGACCCTGGGCGAGGAAGCTGCCGGTGGCCTGGGTGTGCTGCACGTGGGCGACCTGTCCCTGCCCCGGGGAGGGCCCATGCCCAACGGCCACCGCAGCCACCAGAGCGGGATCGACGCCGACATTTGGTTCGACCTCAGTCCCACCCTCCATGTCCACGCCGATCGGTGGCGCTCCAACGTGCCCGCTCCAAGCCTGCTGCGCAGCGCTTCCGGCGGGCTGGACTACCGCCTGTGGAGCGACCGCCAGGTGCGCATCCTGAAAGCCGCCGCCAGCTTGCCCGAAGTGGACCGGATTTTCGTCAACGCCCACATCAAGCGGGAGTTGTGTGAAACGGTCCGCGGCGCCCGGGGCTGGTTGCGCAAGATCCGCCCCTGGTACTACCACGAGGATCACTTCCACATGCGCCTGGTCTGTCCCGCCGACAGTCCCCTGTGCGTCCGTCAGGAGGCCGTGCCTCCTGGGGATGGGTGCGACGCCAGCCTGGACTGGTGGCTGCGCCAGCACCCTCCGCCGGTGCCTCGGCCCTCCGAGCCAAGACCCCTTCTGCCGGCCGCCTGCCGGGAGCTACTGGCCCGGCGTTAG
- a CDS encoding secondary thiamine-phosphate synthase enzyme YjbQ, protein MKSYRKELWFDTPSRVAFLNITPQVEACLRESGVREGLVLVNAMHITASVFINDDEPGLHRDFASWLEQLAPHEPISRYQHNRTGEDNGDAHLKRQVMGREVVVAITDGRLDFGPWEQIFYGEFDGRRRKRVLVKIIGE, encoded by the coding sequence ATGAAAAGCTACCGTAAAGAGCTGTGGTTCGACACGCCGAGCCGCGTGGCTTTCCTCAACATCACCCCGCAGGTGGAAGCCTGCCTGCGGGAGAGCGGGGTGCGGGAGGGCCTGGTGCTGGTGAATGCCATGCACATCACGGCCTCAGTATTCATCAACGATGACGAGCCGGGTTTGCACCGGGATTTCGCATCCTGGCTGGAGCAGCTGGCACCCCACGAGCCCATCAGCCGGTATCAGCACAACCGCACCGGCGAGGACAATGGCGATGCCCATCTGAAACGGCAAGTGATGGGGCGGGAAGTGGTAGTGGCCATTACCGACGGCCGGCTCGATTTCGGTCCCTGGGAGCAGATTTTCTACGGCGAATTCGACGGCCGGCGCAGGAAGCGGGTGTTGGTCAAGATCATCGGGGAATAG
- a CDS encoding HPF/RaiA family ribosome-associated protein, whose amino-acid sequence MQVPLEITFRGLPHSDAIENRVREKAAKLEQFCDRIISCRVAIEADHRHQHQGNLYKVRIDVSVPQKHIVVSRDHHDKQSHEDLYVALRDAFAAVTRQLEEYARIQRGETKNHRASTNPI is encoded by the coding sequence ATGCAAGTACCTCTAGAGATTACGTTCCGTGGCCTCCCGCATTCTGACGCGATCGAGAACCGGGTCCGGGAGAAGGCCGCCAAACTGGAACAATTCTGCGACAGGATCATCAGCTGTCGGGTTGCCATCGAGGCGGATCACCGCCATCAACATCAGGGTAATCTCTACAAAGTTCGAATCGACGTCAGCGTCCCCCAGAAGCACATCGTGGTAAGCCGCGACCACCACGACAAGCAGTCCCACGAAGATCTCTACGTCGCCCTACGCGATGCCTTTGCCGCCGTCACGCGCCAGTTGGAAGAATATGCCCGGATCCAACGGGGCGAAACCAAAAACCACCGCGCCTCCACTAATCCTATTTGA
- the rimP gene encoding ribosome maturation factor RimP translates to MRAQERLLEVIEPVVTGMGYELVGVEFDGRQRVLRVYIDRPTGITLDDCSRVSYQLSGALDVENPIPGRYQLEISSPGLDRPLLALSHYRRFAGELANFKFTRPIAGQRRLKARLMGVEGDCVLAQSGDTVLKIPYEAIEKARLAPDFANLSRKESRHGE, encoded by the coding sequence ATGAGGGCGCAGGAGCGCTTGTTGGAAGTGATCGAACCGGTAGTGACCGGGATGGGGTATGAGCTGGTGGGCGTCGAGTTCGATGGTCGCCAACGGGTGTTGCGCGTGTACATCGACCGCCCGACGGGCATCACCCTCGACGATTGCTCCCGGGTCAGCTATCAGCTGAGCGGGGCCCTGGATGTGGAAAACCCGATCCCCGGCCGTTACCAATTGGAAATCTCGTCGCCCGGGCTCGACCGCCCGCTCCTGGCCTTGAGCCACTACCGGCGCTTCGCCGGCGAGCTGGCCAACTTCAAATTCACTCGGCCGATCGCCGGGCAGCGCCGACTCAAGGCCCGCCTGATGGGCGTGGAAGGGGACTGTGTGCTGGCCCAAAGCGGGGATACGGTACTGAAGATACCTTACGAAGCGATAGAAAAGGCGCGTCTTGCGCCCGACTTTGCCAATCTGAGCAGGAAAGAATCGCGTCATGGCGAATAA
- the nusA gene encoding transcription termination factor NusA: MANKEILLVVDVVSNEKDIEKDVIFAAIEEALRTATVKRYDNRFDVRVAVDRKTGDYETFRRWLVVEGKSELGGRPEHPELEMTLEEARAIDPKAKIGDYVERPIESIEFGRIAAQTAKQVIVQKVRDAERRKIVDAYRSRVGELVTGVVKRVERGNVFLDLGGNAEAFIPRDEMIPREAVRSGDRLRGYLKAVRPEARGPQLFVSRTAPELLIALFRLEVPEVGENIIEIMGAARDPGVRAKVAVRSKDPRLDPVGACVGMRGSRVQAVSNELAGERVDIILWNENEAQYVVNAMAPAEIVSIVVDEDKHSMDIAVADENLSQAIGRGGQNVRLASELTGWNLNVMSASQAEAKNEMETAKLMQTFMEQLEVDEGVAEILVQEGFSSVEELAYVPAKELLEIEEFDEELVEELRNRARDALLIKAIANEEQFGTAQPAQDLLELEGMDRELAFRLASQGIRTAEELAEQSVDDLREMVGLDGERAAQLIMAARLPWFAEGQEVRTEQGL; the protein is encoded by the coding sequence ATGGCGAATAAAGAAATTTTGCTGGTGGTGGATGTCGTATCCAACGAAAAAGATATCGAGAAGGACGTCATTTTTGCCGCCATAGAAGAAGCGCTGCGCACGGCGACCGTAAAACGCTACGACAACCGTTTCGACGTGCGGGTCGCCGTGGATCGCAAGACCGGCGACTACGAGACCTTTCGGCGCTGGCTGGTGGTGGAGGGGAAGTCGGAGCTGGGCGGGCGACCGGAGCACCCGGAACTGGAAATGACCCTCGAGGAAGCCCGGGCGATCGACCCCAAGGCCAAGATCGGCGATTATGTGGAACGGCCGATCGAATCCATCGAATTCGGCCGGATCGCCGCGCAAACGGCCAAGCAGGTGATCGTCCAAAAGGTGCGTGACGCCGAGCGGCGGAAGATCGTTGACGCCTATCGGAGCCGGGTGGGGGAATTGGTCACCGGGGTGGTCAAGCGGGTGGAACGGGGTAATGTGTTCCTGGATTTGGGCGGCAACGCCGAGGCCTTTATTCCTCGCGACGAAATGATCCCCCGGGAAGCGGTGCGCTCCGGCGACCGGCTGCGCGGCTATTTGAAGGCCGTGCGCCCCGAGGCCCGCGGGCCGCAGCTGTTCGTGAGCCGGACCGCCCCGGAATTGCTGATTGCCCTGTTCCGCCTGGAGGTGCCCGAGGTGGGTGAGAATATCATCGAGATCATGGGCGCAGCCCGTGACCCCGGGGTGCGGGCCAAGGTGGCGGTACGCAGCAAGGATCCGCGCCTGGACCCGGTGGGGGCCTGCGTCGGCATGCGGGGTTCCCGAGTGCAGGCGGTGTCTAACGAGCTGGCCGGAGAGCGGGTCGACATCATCCTCTGGAACGAGAATGAAGCCCAGTATGTGGTCAACGCCATGGCGCCGGCGGAAATCGTGTCCATCGTGGTGGACGAAGACAAGCACTCCATGGACATCGCGGTGGCCGACGAAAACCTCTCCCAGGCCATCGGCCGCGGTGGTCAGAACGTCCGCTTGGCCTCGGAGCTGACCGGCTGGAACCTGAACGTGATGAGCGCCAGCCAGGCTGAAGCCAAGAACGAAATGGAAACCGCCAAGCTCATGCAGACTTTCATGGAACAATTGGAAGTGGATGAAGGGGTGGCGGAAATTCTGGTGCAGGAAGGCTTCTCCAGCGTCGAGGAACTGGCCTATGTGCCAGCCAAGGAATTGCTGGAAATCGAGGAGTTCGACGAAGAGTTGGTGGAAGAACTGCGTAACCGCGCCCGCGATGCGCTGTTGATCAAGGCCATCGCCAACGAGGAGCAATTTGGCACGGCACAACCCGCGCAGGACCTGTTGGAGCTGGAGGGCATGGACCGGGAGTTGGCGTTTCGGTTAGCCAGCCAGGGGATTCGCACGGCCGAGGAGCTGGCCGAGCAATCGGTGGACGACCTGCGGGAAATGGTCGGGTTGGACGGGGAACGGGCGGCGCAGCTGATCATGGCCGCCCGGTTGCCGTGGTTCGCGGAAGGTCAAGAGGTTCGGACAGAACAGGGGCTTTAG